A region of the Pseudomonas silesiensis genome:
GAACCTTAGCATCATCAGAGCGTGTGGGCGAGCTACGGGTGCACGTTTATCCCTGGAAGGCCATATAGTTTTTGTCACCGAAGCAAGTGTGGCGCCGGCAAACGCCGCATTGAATGAAAGCCCAGAGAGCTGGATAGAAAATGAAAGTACGCTTCTATTCAAGGTGCTGGACGGCTGGCTGGAAATTAACGCAGCGAAGCTCGACGGAATAACAATTTCTTCGTGGAGGTTTTTGATGGAAGCATTAGCCCATGGCGCTTAATCAGGACACATTGAACATCGAAAGTCAGCCATTCCCCTACGACACTGAACATTATGACAGGCGTTTTCTGGATTGCTGGCGAAGGCAAGCCGTCGTATTTCTGGAGAAGTGTGGCGCCGACGTCGATCTGCTATTTTATAATTCACTTGCTTCGACAGACCGGATTTTTGAAGACCATATTCTGAATCACAAACCCAAGTATGCTTTTTTGACGCCCTCAATAGATAACGAGGGACTGTCTTTGACAGGCTGGCAACAAAGCCTGAAGACATACGAAACGTTCGAGTTGGCGGGCGACGACCTAAGTGAGCACTTGGAGAAGATTCCATTTGCCATCGTCATGGGCAGTGTATTTTATTTACCACATTGCCCCGAATACCAAATGGAACATCTTAACCACTCGATTGTGCTATCCGGACAATGCGCTCACTCCGTTTGGGAGGTGATTGATGATGACCCCTCCTCTATATTGAGAACGTATCGCTACGATCAAAGCTACATCGAGAGATATTTCAACAACAATGGCGCACGCCTGATCAGATATTTCAAGCCGATCGAGATCGACACAACTGAGAGCGGACGTGACATTGCCATACAAAAGTGTGCAACTTACTTATCCTCAATGGAGGACAGTTACAAACTGCTTACTGAAATAGAATGGATTGCGAACAACCCATACGAATCCGTTAGCATTCGCGCAAAAAAAATACATGAGGCATTTTCAATATACTCCGGCTCGCGAAGTTTGTTTTCAAGATTTGCCGAACGTGTCTTGGGCGATCAAGTCGCTGCTTCCCACTTAAATGACATCGCTGCTGAGGCAATGGTCATAAAATACGCCATGGCCAAGGCTGAAATCACACACCGCATAAATGTCGGATCAATCGTATCAAGATGCGAAAAGCTGGCAGTTCATGAACGCCGCACCCTTTCGCTGTTAAGAAAAAACCTGGGATGTTCCTAAATGGCTTTAGACATAGAACTGGAAACGGACGAGTTAAGTTACAGAAAGCTTCTTGGACAACCGAACTTCACAAGATTTTTTCTAAGCCAGGTCCTGGTAAGCGTTGGCGACGGCTTTTTTGGAGTGCTGGTAACATTTTTAGCGCTGTCGATGGGAGCGTCAGCAAGTACATTGGGTATCGTTGCGTTCTGTGTGACGTTTCCAAGAGGTATCTTGGGCATTTTAGGCGGCGCGGTTGCCGACCAATATGATCGCAGAAAACTGATGGTATTTTGTGATGTAGTCCGTGGGTCAGGTGTACTGATTCTAGCGTTGCTTTTGTTCATGAATGCTCTGGACATCTTCTTTCTTACGCTCATTGGCGCCGTTGTGACATCCACCTATGCGCTGTCGAAACCGGCGAGCAAAGCCTATGTTCCCAGTATTGTGGAAAAGAAAGAGTTAATACTCGCCAATGGGCTGGTGCAAAGTGTGCTTTGGCCTTGTTTTTTTCTGGGAGCTGGTTTAGTAGGCGTTTCAGGCGCGCTAAATGTAGCGCCGGCCAACGCCCTGATTGTCTGTGCGTTAATATTCTTTTTCTCGCAAATGTCCCTGACGAGCATCAAGGGGCACGTGACGCGCACTGCCGCTCGAACTGCATTTTCCATGCTGCAACAGTTACGCAGTGGCTGGGAAGAGTTACTCACGCATCGAGCGTTAATGGTAAGAATCACCAGCTATTTTCTTTACACAGTGTCCTGGCGCGGCACCCTGCAAATAGCACTCCCACTGTATGCAGTCAATACACTGAATCAACCCGCTACATTTTATAGCAGCCTGATGGTAGCTTGTGGGATTGGAGAGCTTATTAGTTCGTTGATAATAGGTAAATTGCGGATCTCGAATAACTTGAGACTGGCGTTCTGCGGAGAAATCATTCTTGCTCTGGCACTTATCATTCTCGTCGTTAATTCTTTTACTGGTCTGCCTGCTTTGGTACTGGCGCTTATTGCCAGCCTATTGATAGGGCTCTCAGCTACTGTCATTGACATACCCCTGATCACAGCCATTCAGCACGAAATAGACGACGACAAATCCGGAAAAATATTTAGTTACTGGAGCGCGCTAGGTGCACTAGGAGGAAGCGTAGGCACCTTGATAGTCAGTGGACTCATCTATTTTATTGGTCTTCAAAATGCAATTATTTTCATGACGGCCTGGCTGACGCTCTCAGCAGTGGTCGCTTATGGAATTGCTTATACCAAGGTGCGCGGTGAGGGAAAGCAATAAACTCACGCTTCCAGCGCGCGAACTACCGCTCATTTGGCATCAACCACTAAACACCTCTATGCCTGACCTGAATTTATTCGCAGTAGCCGCCCCCACTTTCAAGCTCAAGCACTGCGGCTTGCCCTCGCATCTGGAATCGCTTTTATCAGATGATGAGTTGCTTCGAGCCCATGGCATCAAAGACGAAACAAGCAAAACAGAATTCATGCTGGGAAGAGCCCTCCTTCGCAGTGTGATAGCCAGTTTACTCAGCTTGGTGCCGCGCCATTTACCCATTCTTATCGAACGAAATGGCAGGCCCTATTTAGATGGGTACAGCCTGGAGTTCAGCTTGAGTCATGCTTGTGGGTACGTCTGTGTTGCAGCGTCAAGGAACAGCAGGATTGGCGTCGATATCGAGGGCGGGGGTCTGTTGGAAGGGAGCGGTGTTTTGAGCAAGTATCTTCGCAAGACATTCCTTGACGACGAGGGCTCATGCCTGACCTCAGCCGACTGCGATATCGTAGGCCATTGGTGCATGTGCGAAGCCTACGCCAAGTGTTCAGGCCAGGACATGCTTACCGCAATGCGTTCTCAAGAGTTACGTAAACTGATCCGGCAGCCACCCAGGTCTAATTGGCATGTCGGTTCGAATCACTCAATATGCCTGACGTCCGTTGCTAATGGCCAAATACCGCTCGCCCTGTGTGTGGATGCACTTCCAATGCCTTTCAGCGTTCTGGAAATTGACCTATCCGATGAGTTGTTCTTGAGCAAGCTACATCAGGAGTTGCACCAGACGGCGTAATATTTATTCACAGTCCCACTGAACGAAAACGCGTCCCTCGCCATGCGCTTGTCCCACCAGCCTTTAGAAATAAAAAAACCCGCACGTTTTTCGATGCGCGGTTTTTTAACGAACCCGAGCTATCAATTCAGCCATTACAGATCAGCAATCTTGGCCCCTTCCTTTTCCTCTTTCTGATCCCGAAGCATGGTCTGCGTGACCTGCTCAATGTAATCAAACACTTCCTCCTGAACCGAATACTTGTACTGCTTGCGCCGGTGCTTCGAGACCGTGCCATTTTGCGACAGACACATCATTACCAGATTGGCCAAGTCACTGCCTCGGACGTCGTAGCGCTCATCAACCGCCTTGACGATCTTGTCGTAATTTTGGAGAAAAACTGTCTCTTCACGAAGCTCCACTTCAAGAGCTCGCTTGGCCATCTCCAGAGTGAATCGCACACCTGGCGTGGCATCCCAGAAGCGGTATATTGCCGGATGCCCCGTGAAGTTGAAGGACATGTTTCCCTGGTCAATCCAGCGCACGTCCCAGAATTCACGCGCTGGCCGAGAGAACTCCTGCAGGGTTTCCAGATACAGACGCTCCTCGCGCTTCATTGCCACCGACACCGGAAGCAGCAAGCCATTTTCCAATGCCCCCGCACGGCAAAGTGTCTGGTGTATGAGGAAGCGGGAAAGGCGACCATTCCCATCCATGAAAGGGTGAAGGAAGACGAATCCAAATGAAATGATCCCGGCGGCGATCAGAGGGTCAATACGCTTTACCGCGTCATTCCCCAATGCCATCAGCTGTTCCATCAACTCCCGACATAAGTCCGGTGCAGGTGGGACATACGTTACACCTGCGGCACCATGCAGACCGCTTGCCAAATGGTTCTGTTCATGGCGGAACGCAGCAGCCATATCGTATGGATTGGAGATCGTTGCATTCTGGAGGGTCACCAAGTAATCCTCACTCAATGGAATGCGTTCATGGGCCTGCCGGAGCAGCTGAATGAAACGCCGGGACTTGTCTTCGCTTGGCGACTCTTTCTCGATGGCGAATGAGTCCTGGGCTTCGCTCAGATAGGCCCAGTTGATTGCCCGATCCATCATTCCTGATGGCAGGTTCTGAATGAATTGCTGCGCACGCGCCAAGATATCGTGTTGTAGCAACACCATAATCTGAGGTGTTCGTTCAACGGTGGCGCAGTAAGCTAGTGTTCCAATACCATTGAACTCAATCCGCCAGCGGGAATTACGTTCCCCTGGCATCGTCAAGTACTGCTCCGGGTCAAACAAGGGGATGAAGCCTCCCTTCACGGGGGAGTGTTGGGTCAGCTCCTCACCATTGAATGCTTCGTAGAGAAAGCAGGCCTTGCGGATGTAGATCCCGTTTGGAGCTTTTCGCAATTCGGCTTCGAGCGCTTGTGCCGGAATTCGAGGTAACGCCTGAGCTAGAATGGTGAGATTGATCCCTTCATGCTTCAACGCGAAGAGGACATGCCCGAGCAGATCATCTGGCGCAGGTGCAATTGCAGGCGGGACTGCCAATATGTCGCCGATTCTTTCAAGCCGTGTAACAGGCTGAACTCTGGCAGGTTGGCGCAGAGGAAACGCTGAAAGCTGCAGTGCATCTTGCAGACAGGCATATCCAGCTGAGTTCATCGCGCAAATCCTCATTTTTGAGCAGGCCACGCGATTTTTCTTTAGCGGTCCAATAAAATCTTAAGATTCTTAGAATATCTCGATTTTTTCTTAACTGACCAGTGCTATCTCGTTACTCGTAGTTATAGTGATTTACCCCTATAACTGTTGATAACTTCGTATGAGTTCAGACGCGGCGGGATGGCAGAACAGAATTGAACGTGCTCCAGCGCCAGCAATAAAAAACCCCGCTCTTCTGTCGAAGGCGGGGTTTTTTTGATGCAGCGTCTAAAGCCTATGGCGCGTAAGTCAGCAACAACTCACTCGGCACCTTGAAATCCAGCGACATCATCACGCTCAACGCGGTAATGGTGAAGATCGAGAACACGAACAGCTTGCGTGCCCAGACCCTGTCATCCACTGCCTTGTAGCCGGTCCAGGCCATGTACAGCCAGTACATGCCCATGGCCGCGGCGACGGCGAGGTAGCTCATGCCGGCGTAGCCGCTGAAGGTCAGCATCAAGGTCGCCACGAGGAACGCCAGGATGTAGAGCAGGATGTGCTTCTTCGCCACTTCAATCCCGCGCTTGACCGGCAGCACCGGAATCGATGCAGCCAGGTAATCGTTGAAGCGAAAGATCGCGATGGCGTAGGAATGCGGCATCTGCCACAGGCTGAACATCACCAGCAGCGTCAGTGCGGCCATGTCGAAGCTGTTGGTCACAGCGACGTAGCCAATCACCGGCGGCATGGCGCCCGACAGACTGCCCACCAGCGTGCCGTGAACCGACTTGCGCTTGAGGTACAGACTGTAGAAGCCGACGTAGATGACGAAGCCGATCACCGCGAACAAAGCGGCCAACGGGTTGGCCACCTTGTACAACAGTGCAACGCCGAAAACACCCAGAATGGTCGCAAAGGCCAGGGCCAGTTTCAGGGAGATCAAGCCCTGGACCAGCACCCGGTTCTTGGTGCGTTCCATCTTCAGGTCGATGTCGCGGTCGATGCAGTTGTTGAACACGCAACCGGAAGCCACCACCAGGGACGTGCCGATCATCGCAGCCAGGAAGATGGCCAGATCGACATGCCCTTTGGAGGCCAGGAAAAATCCGCCTGCCACTGAAAGCACGTTACCGAAAATGATCCCCGGTTTGGTGATTTGGATAAAGTGCTTCAAGGACATCCGGACTTACCTCAGTGCGCCATCATGTTGGTGTGGATGCTGAACATGATCCACAACGACAGGCCTACCAACAGGACGATTACCAGTGCGGCGAAAACAAACGCGATCACGTTGTTACGCTGGGCGGCGGAGCGGTCCAGGTGGAGGAAGTACACCAGGTGCACCAGCACCTGGATCACTGCAAAGATCAGGACGATCCACAGGGTCATGGCTTTCGGCAGCGACGGGTACATCACCAGGCCAAAAGGAATGACGGTCAGGATCACCGACAGAATGAAACCGATGGCGTAGGACTTGACGCTGCCATGGTTCGCATCGTGGGTATCGTGGGCATGAGCGTTAGCCATTTACATAGTCCCCATCAGATAAACAACGGTGAATACGCAGATCCACACCACGTCCAGGAAGTGCCAGAACAGGCTCAGGCAGCTCAGACGGGTCTTGTTGGTCGCCGTCAGGCCGTTTTTCTGCACCTGGTACATCATGATCGCCATCCAGATCAGACCGCTGGTCACGTGCAGACCGTGGGTGCCGACCAGGGTGAAGAACCCGGACAGGAAGCCTGAGCGGCTAGGGCCGAAGCCCTCGGAGATCAGCAGGTGGAACTCGTTGATCTCCATGGCGATAAAGCCGGCGCCAAGCAGGAAGGTCATGCCCAACCAGGTCAGCACGCCCTTCTTGTTACCCTTGAACAACGCCAGCATGGCGAAGCCGTAGGTGATCGAACTGAACAACAGCAGAGCGGTTTCGCCCAGCACGTAAGGCAGTTCGAAGATGTCGGCTCCCGATGGGCCGCCCGCTACGTTGTTAACCAGTACCGCGTACACCGCGAAGATCGACGCAAACAGGATGCAGTCGGTCATCAGGTAGAGCCAGAAACCGAATACGGTCATCTCGCCCGAGTCGTGGTGATGGTCATCGTGCCCATGTCCATCGACATGGGTGTGTCCAGCATTGGTCACTAAGTTCGACATGGTTTAAGCCTGTTCCAACGAGGTTTCAACACGGGTGGCGTTGGCTGGGACTTTCCCGGCCGCTACCAGACGTTTGTGCTGCTCGGCTTCGATGCGCTCGATGACATCCACCGGCACCATGTAGCCCTGATCGTCACGGGCGGCATGGATGGTGAAATACACCACGGTGCCGACCAGGCCGACGATGGCCAGCCACCAGATGTGCCAGATCATCGCGAAACCGAACACGGTCAACAGTGCGCCCATGACCACACCGGTCGCGGTGTTGTTGGGCATGTGGATCGGCTCGTACCGGGCCGGAGCCTTGTACGCGGTGCCGTCTTCCTTGGCTTCGGTGAACGGGTCGATGACGTCGGCTTTCGGCAGCACGGCAAAGTTGTAGAACGGAGGTGGCGACGAGGTCGACCATTCCAGGGTATGGGCATTCCACGGGTCGCCGTGTTCGCACATGTTCTCTGGCTTGTTGCGGTCACGCACGCTGACGTACAGCTGGATCAGCTGGCAGGCGATACCGACGGCGATCATCACCGCACCGAACATGGCGACGTACAGGTACGGCACCCACTCAGGGTTGGTAGTAGCGTTCAAACGACGGGTCATGCCCATGAAGCCCAGGACATAGAGCGGCATGAACGCGACGAAGAAGCCGGTGATCCAGAACCAGAATGCGGCCTTGCCCCAGCCTTCGTGCAGCTTGAAGCCGAACGCTTTCGGGAAGTAGAACGCAAAGCCTGCGATGTAGCCGAATACCGCGCCGCCGATGATCACGTTATGGAAGTGCGCGATCACGAACAGGCTGTTGTGCAGAACGAAGTCAGCACCCGGGATGGCCAGCAGTACGCCGGTCATGCCGCCGATGGCGAAGGTCACCATGAAGCCCAGGGTCCACAGCACCTGGCTGGTGAAACGCAGACGGCCCTGGTAGATGGTGAACAGCCAGTTGAATAGCTTCACCCCCGTCGGGATCGAAATCAGCATCGTCGCCAGGCCGAAGAAGGCGTTGACGCTGGCACCCGACCCCATGGTGAAGAAGTGGTGCAGCCAGACCATGAAGCCCAGGATCGAGATCGCGCCGCTGGCGTAGATCATCGAGTGGTGGCCGAACAGTTTCTTGCCGGTGAAGGTCGAGATGACTTCCGAGAAAATGCCGAACGCTGGCAGGATCAGGATGTACACCTCGGGGTGACCCCAGGCCCAGAACAGGTTGACGTACATCATCGGATTGCCACCAAGTTCATTGGTGAAAATGTGGAAATCCATGTAACGGTCAAGCGTCAGCAGTGCCAGGGTAGCGGTCAGGATCGGGAACGAAGCCACGATCAGGACGTTGGCCCAGGTGCAGGTCCAGGTGAAGATCGGCATGTCCATCAGCTTCATGCCCGGGGTACGCATTTTCAGCACGGTGGCCAGGAAGTTGACCCCCGTCAGCGTCGTACCTAGCCCGGATAGCTGTAGCGCCCAGATGTAGTAGTCCATCCCCACGCCCGGACTGTATTGCAGGCCCGACAACGGCGGATAGGCAACCCAACCGGTCTTGGCGAATTCGCCAACGCCCAGGGACAGGTTGATCAGCACCACGCCCGACACCAGCAGCCAGAAGCTCAGGGAGTTCAGGAACGGGTACGCAACGTCACGGGCACCGATCTGCAGCGGCACTGCCAGGTTCATCAGGCCGGTGAAGAATGGCATCGCCATGAAGATGATCATGATCACACCGTGGGCGGTGAAGATCTGGTCATAGTGTTCAGGTGGCAGGTAGCCAGGCGAACCCTCGGTGGCCATGGCCAGCTGGGTACGCATCATGATGGCGTCGGCAAAACCGCGCAGCAGCATGATCATGGCGACGATGATGTACATCACGCCGATTTTCTTGTGGTCGACCGACGTCAGCCACTCGGTCCACAGGTAGGTCCACTTCTTGAAGTAGGTGATTGCAGCGAACAGCGCCAGACCACCGAGTGCGATCATGGCGATGGTTATCATCACGATCGGTTCGTGGAACGGGACCGCTTCCCAACTTAATTTACCAAACATCGTTTACTCCTCTGCCCCGGCAGCTGAATGCGAACTCATGTCCATCCCTTCCATATGGGCCACTTCTTTCTCTTTCTTCTCGTGGTGCATCGGCTTGCCCGGTTTCATGCCTTCGTACTTGTCGACGATGATCTGGAACAGGTTCGGCGTGACCGAGGAGTAGAGCTCGACTGGGTTGTTCTGGCTTGGCTTGGTAAGGGCTTCGTATTCAGCTGATTCCAGCTGTTTAGGTGCCTTTTTGACTTCGCTTACCCAGGCGTCGAAATTTTCCTGAGAGGTTGAGATCGCTTTGAATTTCATGCCGGTAAAACCTGCGCCGCTGTAGTTGGCGGAGATGCCTTCCATTTCAGCGTCACGGTTGGCAATCAGGTGCAACTTGGTCTGCATGCCGGCCATCGCGTAGATCTGGCCGCCCAGGCCCGGGATGAAGAACGAGTTCATCACCGAGTCCGACGTTACCTTGAAGTTGACCGGTGTATTGGTCGGGAACACGATCTTGTTGACGGTGGCGATGCCCTGTTCCGGATAGATGAACACCCACTTCCAGTCCAGCGAGACCACTTCGATGGTGATCGGCTTGACGTCGGATTCCAGCGGACGGTACGGGTCCAGTTCGTGGGTCGACACGTAAGTGACGTAACCCAGGGCAATGATGATCAGGATCGGAACGGTCCACACCGCGATTTCAATCTTGGTGGAGTGGTTCCATTTCGGGGTGTAGGTCGCGTTGGTGTTGGACGCGCGGTATTTCCAGGCGAACAGGAAGGTCATGACGATGACCGGGATCACGACCAACAGCATCAGCAGCGTCGCGGTGATGATCAGGTTTCGCTGCTCCAGGCCGACCTGGCCCGTAGGATTGAGCAAGGTCATGTTGCAGCCTCCCAGCAACAACGTGCCGAGCAGCGGCACTATGCCTAGTAGTCTTGGGTACCTGTTTTTACTCATCTCACGACCTCTAAAGCAGCTTGCGCAATGCAGTTGGTTTTTGATCGCCAACACTTCACCCTGCCAAGGGTTGGCATTTTTCTTGGATTGAATAAGGGCTGCCCGTCGCGCGTCAGACGCTGTTCGACAAATCCTGGGACAGCGGTGAGTTCTTATTCGAATTCGTGGTCAAAGGCCTTGTTAAAGACCAATTCCATTTGGTGCGGATAGTGGAAGGCACCGACACCTGGGAGTCGCATGAAGCCATCCGGCCTCTCGACGCCCTATTCCTGCTCGTGCACCTGTGTAAGGGTGAGCAGTGCCGGGAATTCAGTGCGGGCGATTGTAGTGACGTAGCGATTCATAAACCATGTCTCATCCCGAAATAATTTTTATCCATTTCAGCAACAATCAATCACGAATTTCGCAAAAGTCCGGCATGTTATCGAAATTAATTCTCAACAAAAACACCAAAAATAGTAGGTCTACCGCACGCGGTTCAGACAGTATCGAAGGCTCTACACCCTCCTTCGACCCGGCCCAAGCCCCTATGCGACAAGGGCTCCGCCAATTCGCCAGGCCCTGTTAAAACTGCCTGTTCGGGTGTTTCAGGGTCTAAGCCGCCCGCCATTGAAAAAGCCGCTTTTTGTTGCGTAGAGGGGCGCGAATTCACGGCTTTGAAATGCCCTGCGACACTCGCGCTGTGACAACGTGTCGCACATGTGTCGCCCCCCGACTTGTCGCGCATCAAGGTCTTTTTACCCGCCCCCTGCCATGCAAAACGCCCCGGTGCTCTCAACGAGGACCGGGGCGTTTTTTGCTTTACACGGGAGGCGCGAGATGGGCTCAGCGCAGCGCTTTGCGATTACGCGAAGTGAGCAGCGGCACCAGGATGACCACCAGTACAAAGGCGACCAGCGCCCATTGGGCGAGGGACAGACCGAGAATCGGCGGGTACGGCGTCGAGCAGAAACCGTCGACCTGGAAGCCCAGCGGGAAGATCTTCGCCAGCGGCAAGCCGTCGACTATCGGTTGCAACACATCGATGCCGCAGCTGACGGTCGGATAGAACTGGGTGTAGACGTGATGCCCTGCCACTCCGACGCCTGCCACGGCGCAGATCACCACCAGGGTTTCAAACACCGTGATGCTGCGGCGGGTGCGCATGGCCGCGCCGATGAAGGCGAAGATCGCAATCAGCAGCAAGGCGTAGCGTTGCAGGATGCATAGCGGGCACGGCGCCTCGCCCAGGACGATTTGCATGTACAGCGCGCCGCCGATCAGCGCCAGGCAGATGGCGCCCAGTAACACCAGGTAGCGCCGTTCACGACCCAACCGCATTGTTTCCTCGCTCATTGCGTTTCCCTTCTGAATATCGATTGCCCAAAGTCTACACGCTGGCCCGGACCTTGGAGAGTCTGGCGCGCGTGGGTGGGTATCGGGGAATAGACGATAAGCGGGTTAAGAAGGGATTAAAATTTCGGCGATCGGGTTGAATTTTGACCAGGCCGATGGCGTCTTCGTCGGAACACCACCGGGAGCCGGCTCACACATTTTCCATGGGCTTTGTGAGCGCCGCGGCCCCCCTGTAGAAGCTGGCCTGTCGGATCGCCGCACCGCAGCGAAAGCGGTCCATCAGTCAACACTTCTACTGAATGTGCCGCCGTCTTCGCCAAGCCGGCTCCTACACGAAATCAGCGTCGTTCACCGACTTGGCGCGTTCGATCAGTCGCCGTAGATATCAGACTTGAAGTACTTCTCGGAAATCTTCTGGTATTCACCACTGGCGCGAATGCCGTCGATGGCCGTGTTCAGTTGGGTCACCAATTCGGTGTTGCCCTTGCGCACCGCGATCCCGGCGCCCTCCCCCACGTATTTCGGATCCTTCAGCTCCGGCCCGACAAACGCATAGCCTTTGCCACGGGGCATCATCAGAAAGTCATTCAGCGGAATGGTGTCGGCAAAAATCGCATCGAGGCGACCGGCCGCCAGATCCATGTAGATCTCTTCGTTGTTGCTGTAACGCTTGACGTTAACGCCCTTGGGTTCAAACACCTCGGTGGCATAACGATCAGTAGTGGTGGCACGTTGCACGCCGATCGTCTTGCCTTTGAGGCTGGCGTACTGGTCATCCACCACCGCCCCTTCCTTCATCACCAGGCGCGATGAGGTGAAGTAGTACTTGTGGGTAAAATCCACCGACTTCTTGCGGTCTTCGTTGATGGTCATGGACGACAGCGCCATGTCGATTTTCTTCACCTTCAGGGAAGGAATCAGGCCATCGAACTCGCCTTCAACCCACTGGCACTTGACCTGCATCTGCGCGCACAGGGCATTGCCGATGTCGTAGTCGAATCCGACAATCTTGCCGTCCGAGCTTTTCGAGGCGAACGGCGGGTACGCCGCCTCGATGCCGATGCGCAGGGTCTTCTCGGCGGCGAACAGGGTGCTGCACGCCAACAGGCTCAGGGCCAGACCGGTAATGAGGGGGAATTTCTTCATGTTCGTTCTCTCGCGGGTTGTTGTTGGTTTGGCAAGACAGAAGAAAGAGCTGAAACGGGGGCGGCCTTTTTTTGTACTTATAAATCCATACTGGACTTTTATGTATGAGTCGTCAATCCGGGGCGAATGAGATGGGTCGGCCGGCGGTCGGGAGGTGGGTCGGGGAGATTTTGGGTGTAGCGGATGGCCTCTTCGCGGGCAAGTCGGATCGCCGCATCGCTCGCTCCTACAGGGTTCTGAGTCGTTCACACAACATATGCATGCACAGAACCGTAGGAGCGAGGCTTGCCCGCGAATGCCTACTTGAATGCGCCGCAGGAATCACTGCTTCCAGCGATCCGCCGCCGCATGATCACTGTCGCGCCCTTCCACCCAGCGCGCACCATCGCTGGTGTTCTCTTTCTTCCAGAACGGCGCGCGGGTTTTCAGATAGTCCATGACGAAAGAGCAGGCGTCGAACGCCGCCTGGCGGTGGGCGCTGGCGGCGCCGACGAAGACGATCGGCTCACCCGGCTCCAGGGCGCCGATGCGATGCAGCACTTCCAGCTTGAGCAACGGCCAGCGTTGCTGCGCCTCAACGGCGATTTTGCCGAGGGCTTTTTCGGTCATGCCCGGATAGTGCTCCAGAAACATCCCGGCCACTTCGAGCCCGTCATTGAAGTCGCGCACATAGCCGACAAAACTCACCACCGCACCGACGCCGACATTGGCCGCATGCATGGCGTTGAC
Encoded here:
- a CDS encoding ABC transporter substrate-binding protein: MKKFPLITGLALSLLACSTLFAAEKTLRIGIEAAYPPFASKSSDGKIVGFDYDIGNALCAQMQVKCQWVEGEFDGLIPSLKVKKIDMALSSMTINEDRKKSVDFTHKYYFTSSRLVMKEGAVVDDQYASLKGKTIGVQRATTTDRYATEVFEPKGVNVKRYSNNEEIYMDLAAGRLDAIFADTIPLNDFLMMPRGKGYAFVGPELKDPKYVGEGAGIAVRKGNTELVTQLNTAIDGIRASGEYQKISEKYFKSDIYGD
- the moaE gene encoding molybdopterin synthase catalytic subunit MoaE, coding for MAIRVQSTAFDPGAEVNAMHAANVGVGAVVSFVGYVRDFNDGLEVAGMFLEHYPGMTEKALGKIAVEAQQRWPLLKLEVLHRIGALEPGEPIVFVGAASAHRQAAFDACSFVMDYLKTRAPFWKKENTSDGARWVEGRDSDHAAADRWKQ
- the cyoA gene encoding ubiquinol oxidase subunit II — encoded protein: MSKNRYPRLLGIVPLLGTLLLGGCNMTLLNPTGQVGLEQRNLIITATLLMLLVVIPVIVMTFLFAWKYRASNTNATYTPKWNHSTKIEIAVWTVPILIIIALGYVTYVSTHELDPYRPLESDVKPITIEVVSLDWKWVFIYPEQGIATVNKIVFPTNTPVNFKVTSDSVMNSFFIPGLGGQIYAMAGMQTKLHLIANRDAEMEGISANYSGAGFTGMKFKAISTSQENFDAWVSEVKKAPKQLESAEYEALTKPSQNNPVELYSSVTPNLFQIIVDKYEGMKPGKPMHHEKKEKEVAHMEGMDMSSHSAAGAEE
- a CDS encoding disulfide bond formation protein B codes for the protein MSEETMRLGRERRYLVLLGAICLALIGGALYMQIVLGEAPCPLCILQRYALLLIAIFAFIGAAMRTRRSITVFETLVVICAVAGVGVAGHHVYTQFYPTVSCGIDVLQPIVDGLPLAKIFPLGFQVDGFCSTPYPPILGLSLAQWALVAFVLVVILVPLLTSRNRKALR